A genome region from Tursiops truncatus isolate mTurTru1 chromosome 15, mTurTru1.mat.Y, whole genome shotgun sequence includes the following:
- the LRWD1 gene encoding leucine-rich repeat and WD repeat-containing protein 1 isoform X3, giving the protein MGPLSARLLIQRGRPKCDRLGKIRSLDLSGMNLLSEHLDPKLLSRLKQLQELDLSNNQLETLPANLGLSHLRILRCANNQLGDVTVLCQFPQLEELSLEGNPFLTVSDNLKVSFLLPKLRKVNGKDASSTCSQVENLNRELTSRVTAHWEKFMAALSPEEEAEKAQADFVRSAVRDVRYGPESLSDFTQWRVRMISEELVASGGTQVHEANISERPPKATTIQEPRAGPVASKRPGDGPVNLSPNKRVCTSPLAQVEGSPVGSAGSQTALQLEPLHFLQCHSKNNSPRDLETQLWACAFEPAWDEGQAGATSQTVATCGGEAVCVIDCQTGIVLHKYKAPSEEFFSVAWTALTVVTQAGHKKRWSVLAAAGLRGLVRLLHVRAGFCCGLIRAHKKAIATLCFSPTHETHLFTASYDKRIILWDIGVPNHDYEFQASQLLTLDTTSIALRLCPVASCPDAYLLAGCEGGCRCWDVRLDQPQKRRVCEVEFVFSEGSEATGRRVDGLAFVNEDVVASKGSSLGTICLWSWSQTWQGRGSQSTVAVVVLARLQWSPTELAYFSLSTCPGEGMVLCGDEEGNVWIYDVRPLMAQRPPPPATPQAPTQILKWPQPRALGQTVSRTMVNTVVADPTFTYLTALTDSNIVAIWRRNQP; this is encoded by the exons CCGGAGCCTGGA cctgtcAGGGATGAATCTGCTCTCAGAGCACTTGGACCCCAAGCTGCTGAGCCGCCTGAAGCAGCTGCAAGAGCTGGACCTCTCCAACAACCAACTGGAGACGCTGCCCGCCAACCTGGGCCTGTCCCACCTGCGCATCCTCCGCTGCGCCAACAACCAGTTGGGCGATGTCACTGTCCTGTGCCAGTTCCCACAGCTCGAGGAGCTCAGCCTGGAGGGCAACCCCTTTCTGACA GTCAGTGACAACCTGAAagtttccttcctcctgcccaaGCTCCGTAAGGTCAACGGCAAGGACGCTTCCTCCACTTGCTCTCAGGTGGAGAACCTGAACCGGGAGCTGACCAGCAGG GTCACAGCTCACTGGGAGAAGTTCATGGCCGCACTGAGCCCAGAGGAGGAGGCTGAGAAGGCCCAGGCAGACTTTGTGAGGTCGGCCGTCAGAGACGTCCGCTATGGGCCCGAGTCCCTCAGCGACTTCACCCAGTGGAGG GTGCGGATGATCTCTGAGGAGCTGGTGGCCTCTGGTGGGACTCAGGTGCATGAGGCAAACATCTCAGAGAGGCCCCCAAAAGCCACCACTATCCAGGAGCCTAGG GCTGGGCCAGTGGCCTCGAAGCGGCCAGGTGATGGCCCAGTCAACCTCTCTCCCAACAAGCGGGTGTGCACCTCCCCGTTGGCCCAGGTGGAGGGCAGCCCTGTGGGCTCTGCTGGCAGCCAG ACTGCCCTGCAGCTGGAGCCCCTGCACTTCCTGCAGTGCCACAGCAAGAACAACAGCCCTCGTGACCTGGAGACCCAGCTCTGGGCCTGCGCCTTCGAGCCAGCCTGGGACGAGG ggcaggcaggggccacATCCCAGACCGTGGCCACGTGTGGTGGGGAGGCCGTGTGTGTGATCGACTGCCAGACGGGCATCGTACTGCACAAGTACAAGGCGCCTAGTGAG gagTTCTTCTCAGTGGCCTGGACGGCCCTGACGGTGGTCACACAGGCAGGCCACAAGAAGCGCTGGAGCGTGCTGGCAGCTGCAGGCCTGCGGGGCCTGGTCCGGCTGCTGCACGTGCGGGCCGGCTTCTGCTGCGGGCTCATCCGGGCCCACAAGAAGGCCATTGCGACTCTCTGTTTCAGCCCCACACACGAGACCCACCTCTTCA CGGCCTCCTATGACAAGCGGATCATCCTCTGGGACATCGGGGTGCCCAACCACGATTACGAATTCCAAGCCAG CCAGCTGCTCACACTCGACACCACCTCCATCGCCCTGCGTCTCTGCCCCGTCGCCTCCTGCCCAGATGCCTACCTGCTGGCTGGCTGTGAGGGCGGCTGCCGTTGCTGGGACGTGCGGCTGGACCAGCCTCAGAAGAGGAG GGTGTGTGAGGTGGAGTTCGTCTTCTCCGAGGGCTCTGAGGCAACTGGACGGAGAGTGGACGGGCTGGCGTTCGTGAACGAGGACGTCGTGG CCTCCAAAGGGAGTAGCCTGGGCACCATCTGCCTGTGGAGCTGGAGCCAGACGTGGCAGGGCCGGGGCAGCCAGTCCACAGTGGCCGTCGTGGTCCTGGCCCGGCTGCAGTGGTCGCCCACCGAGCTCGCCTACTTCTCACTCAGCACCTGTCCTG GTGAGGGGATGGTGCTCTGCGGGGACGAGGAGGGCAACGTGTGGATCTACGACGTCAGGCCCCTCATGGCGCAGAGGCCCCCGCCGCCGGCCACCCCGCAGGCCCCCACGCAG atCCTTAAGTGGCCCCAGCCCCGGGCCCTGGGCCAGACAGTGAGCAGGACCATGGTGAACACGGTGGTGGCCGACCCCACCTTTACCTACCTCACGGCACTGACGGACTCCAACATTGTCGCCATCTGGAGGAGAAACCAGCCTTGA
- the LRWD1 gene encoding leucine-rich repeat and WD repeat-containing protein 1 isoform X2 gives MGPLSARLLIQRGRPKCDRLGKIRSLDLSGMNLLSEHLDPKLLSRLKQLQELDLSNNQLETLPANLGLSHLRILRCANNQLGDVTVLCQFPQLEELSLEGNPFLTVSDNLKVSFLLPKLRKVNGKDASSTCSQVENLNRELTSRVTAHWEKFMAALSPEEEAEKAQADFVRSAVRDVRYGPESLSDFTQWRVRMISEELVASGGTQVHEANISERPPKATTIQEPRAGPVASKRPGDGPVNLSPNKRVCTSPLAQVEGSPVGSAGSQTALQLEPLHFLQCHSKNNSPRDLETQLWACAFEPAWDEGQAGATSQTVATCGGEAVCVIDCQTGIVLHKYKAPSEEFFSVAWTALTVVTQAGHKKRWSVLAAAGLRGLVRLLHVRAGFCCGLIRAHKKAIATLCFSPTHETHLFTASYDKRIILWDIGVPNHDYEFQASQLLTLDTTSIALRLCPVASCPDAYLLAGCEGGCRCWDVRLDQPQKRSVRATPRTTKSLGLEAPTRPVNCSPHSASEALPHSRALPGHVPAPPKLPPPVTRHTQVLAPPFQGLEAREGPEVCEVEFVFSEGSEATGRRVDGLAFVNEDVVASKGSSLGTICLWSWSQTWQGRGSQSTVAVVVLARLQWSPTELAYFSLSTCPGEGMVLCGDEEGNVWIYDVRPLMAQRPPPPATPQAPTQILKWPQPRALGQTVSRTMVNTVVADPTFTYLTALTDSNIVAIWRRNQP, from the exons CCGGAGCCTGGA cctgtcAGGGATGAATCTGCTCTCAGAGCACTTGGACCCCAAGCTGCTGAGCCGCCTGAAGCAGCTGCAAGAGCTGGACCTCTCCAACAACCAACTGGAGACGCTGCCCGCCAACCTGGGCCTGTCCCACCTGCGCATCCTCCGCTGCGCCAACAACCAGTTGGGCGATGTCACTGTCCTGTGCCAGTTCCCACAGCTCGAGGAGCTCAGCCTGGAGGGCAACCCCTTTCTGACA GTCAGTGACAACCTGAAagtttccttcctcctgcccaaGCTCCGTAAGGTCAACGGCAAGGACGCTTCCTCCACTTGCTCTCAGGTGGAGAACCTGAACCGGGAGCTGACCAGCAGG GTCACAGCTCACTGGGAGAAGTTCATGGCCGCACTGAGCCCAGAGGAGGAGGCTGAGAAGGCCCAGGCAGACTTTGTGAGGTCGGCCGTCAGAGACGTCCGCTATGGGCCCGAGTCCCTCAGCGACTTCACCCAGTGGAGG GTGCGGATGATCTCTGAGGAGCTGGTGGCCTCTGGTGGGACTCAGGTGCATGAGGCAAACATCTCAGAGAGGCCCCCAAAAGCCACCACTATCCAGGAGCCTAGG GCTGGGCCAGTGGCCTCGAAGCGGCCAGGTGATGGCCCAGTCAACCTCTCTCCCAACAAGCGGGTGTGCACCTCCCCGTTGGCCCAGGTGGAGGGCAGCCCTGTGGGCTCTGCTGGCAGCCAG ACTGCCCTGCAGCTGGAGCCCCTGCACTTCCTGCAGTGCCACAGCAAGAACAACAGCCCTCGTGACCTGGAGACCCAGCTCTGGGCCTGCGCCTTCGAGCCAGCCTGGGACGAGG ggcaggcaggggccacATCCCAGACCGTGGCCACGTGTGGTGGGGAGGCCGTGTGTGTGATCGACTGCCAGACGGGCATCGTACTGCACAAGTACAAGGCGCCTAGTGAG gagTTCTTCTCAGTGGCCTGGACGGCCCTGACGGTGGTCACACAGGCAGGCCACAAGAAGCGCTGGAGCGTGCTGGCAGCTGCAGGCCTGCGGGGCCTGGTCCGGCTGCTGCACGTGCGGGCCGGCTTCTGCTGCGGGCTCATCCGGGCCCACAAGAAGGCCATTGCGACTCTCTGTTTCAGCCCCACACACGAGACCCACCTCTTCA CGGCCTCCTATGACAAGCGGATCATCCTCTGGGACATCGGGGTGCCCAACCACGATTACGAATTCCAAGCCAG CCAGCTGCTCACACTCGACACCACCTCCATCGCCCTGCGTCTCTGCCCCGTCGCCTCCTGCCCAGATGCCTACCTGCTGGCTGGCTGTGAGGGCGGCTGCCGTTGCTGGGACGTGCGGCTGGACCAGCCTCAGAAGAGGAG CGTCAGAGCAACCCCCCGCACCACCAAGTCTCTGGGCCTAGAAGCACCCACTCGGCCAGTGAACTGCTCACCTCACTCAGCCTCGGAAGCGCTGCCTCACTCCAGAGCCCTTCCTGGCCATGTCCCTGCGCCCCCTAAGTTGCCACCGCCTGTGACTCGGCACACTCAGGTGCTGGCTCCCCCCTTCCAGGGCCTGGAAGCCAGGGAGGGCCCAGA GGTGTGTGAGGTGGAGTTCGTCTTCTCCGAGGGCTCTGAGGCAACTGGACGGAGAGTGGACGGGCTGGCGTTCGTGAACGAGGACGTCGTGG CCTCCAAAGGGAGTAGCCTGGGCACCATCTGCCTGTGGAGCTGGAGCCAGACGTGGCAGGGCCGGGGCAGCCAGTCCACAGTGGCCGTCGTGGTCCTGGCCCGGCTGCAGTGGTCGCCCACCGAGCTCGCCTACTTCTCACTCAGCACCTGTCCTG GTGAGGGGATGGTGCTCTGCGGGGACGAGGAGGGCAACGTGTGGATCTACGACGTCAGGCCCCTCATGGCGCAGAGGCCCCCGCCGCCGGCCACCCCGCAGGCCCCCACGCAG atCCTTAAGTGGCCCCAGCCCCGGGCCCTGGGCCAGACAGTGAGCAGGACCATGGTGAACACGGTGGTGGCCGACCCCACCTTTACCTACCTCACGGCACTGACGGACTCCAACATTGTCGCCATCTGGAGGAGAAACCAGCCTTGA
- the LRWD1 gene encoding leucine-rich repeat and WD repeat-containing protein 1 isoform X1: MGPLSARLLIQRGRPKCDRLGKIRSLDLSGMNLLSEHLDPKLLSRLKQLQELDLSNNQLETLPANLGLSHLRILRCANNQLGDVTVLCQFPQLEELSLEGNPFLTVSDNLKVSFLLPKLRKVNGKDASSTCSQVENLNRELTSRVTAHWEKFMAALSPEEEAEKAQADFVRSAVRDVRYGPESLSDFTQWRVRMISEELVASGGTQVHEANISERPPKATTIQEPRAGPVASKRPGDGPVNLSPNKRVCTSPLAQVEGSPVGSAGSQTALQLEPLHFLQCHSKNNSPRDLETQLWACAFEPAWDEGQAGATSQTVATCGGEAVCVIDCQTGIVLHKYKAPSEEFFSVAWTALTVVTQAGHKKRWSVLAAAGLRGLVRLLHVRAGFCCGLIRAHKKAIATLCFSPTHETHLFTASYDKRIILWDIGVPNHDYEFQASCSHSTPPPSPCVSAPSPPAQMPTCWLAVRAAAVAGTCGWTSLRRGDVSAARGWYSAAFLAPGLRAAAGWPLQAVCPQPLPTVLSVRATPRTTKSLGLEAPTRPVNCSPHSASEALPHSRALPGHVPAPPKLPPPVTRHTQVLAPPFQGLEAREGPEVCEVEFVFSEGSEATGRRVDGLAFVNEDVVASKGSSLGTICLWSWSQTWQGRGSQSTVAVVVLARLQWSPTELAYFSLSTCPGEGMVLCGDEEGNVWIYDVRPLMAQRPPPPATPQAPTQILKWPQPRALGQTVSRTMVNTVVADPTFTYLTALTDSNIVAIWRRNQP, encoded by the exons CCGGAGCCTGGA cctgtcAGGGATGAATCTGCTCTCAGAGCACTTGGACCCCAAGCTGCTGAGCCGCCTGAAGCAGCTGCAAGAGCTGGACCTCTCCAACAACCAACTGGAGACGCTGCCCGCCAACCTGGGCCTGTCCCACCTGCGCATCCTCCGCTGCGCCAACAACCAGTTGGGCGATGTCACTGTCCTGTGCCAGTTCCCACAGCTCGAGGAGCTCAGCCTGGAGGGCAACCCCTTTCTGACA GTCAGTGACAACCTGAAagtttccttcctcctgcccaaGCTCCGTAAGGTCAACGGCAAGGACGCTTCCTCCACTTGCTCTCAGGTGGAGAACCTGAACCGGGAGCTGACCAGCAGG GTCACAGCTCACTGGGAGAAGTTCATGGCCGCACTGAGCCCAGAGGAGGAGGCTGAGAAGGCCCAGGCAGACTTTGTGAGGTCGGCCGTCAGAGACGTCCGCTATGGGCCCGAGTCCCTCAGCGACTTCACCCAGTGGAGG GTGCGGATGATCTCTGAGGAGCTGGTGGCCTCTGGTGGGACTCAGGTGCATGAGGCAAACATCTCAGAGAGGCCCCCAAAAGCCACCACTATCCAGGAGCCTAGG GCTGGGCCAGTGGCCTCGAAGCGGCCAGGTGATGGCCCAGTCAACCTCTCTCCCAACAAGCGGGTGTGCACCTCCCCGTTGGCCCAGGTGGAGGGCAGCCCTGTGGGCTCTGCTGGCAGCCAG ACTGCCCTGCAGCTGGAGCCCCTGCACTTCCTGCAGTGCCACAGCAAGAACAACAGCCCTCGTGACCTGGAGACCCAGCTCTGGGCCTGCGCCTTCGAGCCAGCCTGGGACGAGG ggcaggcaggggccacATCCCAGACCGTGGCCACGTGTGGTGGGGAGGCCGTGTGTGTGATCGACTGCCAGACGGGCATCGTACTGCACAAGTACAAGGCGCCTAGTGAG gagTTCTTCTCAGTGGCCTGGACGGCCCTGACGGTGGTCACACAGGCAGGCCACAAGAAGCGCTGGAGCGTGCTGGCAGCTGCAGGCCTGCGGGGCCTGGTCCGGCTGCTGCACGTGCGGGCCGGCTTCTGCTGCGGGCTCATCCGGGCCCACAAGAAGGCCATTGCGACTCTCTGTTTCAGCCCCACACACGAGACCCACCTCTTCA CGGCCTCCTATGACAAGCGGATCATCCTCTGGGACATCGGGGTGCCCAACCACGATTACGAATTCCAAGCCAG CTGCTCACACTCGACACCACCTCCATCGCCCTGCGTCTCTGCCCCGTCGCCTCCTGCCCAGATGCCTACCTGCTGGCTGGCTGTGAGGGCGGCTGCCGTTGCTGGGACGTGCGGCTGGACCAGCCTCAGAAGAGGAG ATGTGTCTGCTGCTCGTGGTTGGTACTCGGCTGCCTTTCTGGCTCCAGGACTCCGGGCAGCTGCTGGGTGGCCTCTCCAAGCAGTGTGCCCGCAGCCACTCCCCACTGTCCTCAGCGTCAGAGCAACCCCCCGCACCACCAAGTCTCTGGGCCTAGAAGCACCCACTCGGCCAGTGAACTGCTCACCTCACTCAGCCTCGGAAGCGCTGCCTCACTCCAGAGCCCTTCCTGGCCATGTCCCTGCGCCCCCTAAGTTGCCACCGCCTGTGACTCGGCACACTCAGGTGCTGGCTCCCCCCTTCCAGGGCCTGGAAGCCAGGGAGGGCCCAGA GGTGTGTGAGGTGGAGTTCGTCTTCTCCGAGGGCTCTGAGGCAACTGGACGGAGAGTGGACGGGCTGGCGTTCGTGAACGAGGACGTCGTGG CCTCCAAAGGGAGTAGCCTGGGCACCATCTGCCTGTGGAGCTGGAGCCAGACGTGGCAGGGCCGGGGCAGCCAGTCCACAGTGGCCGTCGTGGTCCTGGCCCGGCTGCAGTGGTCGCCCACCGAGCTCGCCTACTTCTCACTCAGCACCTGTCCTG GTGAGGGGATGGTGCTCTGCGGGGACGAGGAGGGCAACGTGTGGATCTACGACGTCAGGCCCCTCATGGCGCAGAGGCCCCCGCCGCCGGCCACCCCGCAGGCCCCCACGCAG atCCTTAAGTGGCCCCAGCCCCGGGCCCTGGGCCAGACAGTGAGCAGGACCATGGTGAACACGGTGGTGGCCGACCCCACCTTTACCTACCTCACGGCACTGACGGACTCCAACATTGTCGCCATCTGGAGGAGAAACCAGCCTTGA